A single Thermosynechococcus vestitus BP-1 DNA region contains:
- a CDS encoding ABC transporter ATP-binding protein — protein sequence METLYRLDPRFTATQHLRIDGVSKVYPTANGDHVVLEDIHLEVSSGEFICFIGHSGCGKTTLLNMVAGFTRPTRGEITLNGVPVRHPGPDRMMVFQNYALLPWLTAYQNIELAVKSVYPQKTRQRRREIVEEHLELVGLTAAAHKRPAQLSGGMKQRVAIARALAIRPEVLILDEPFGALDAITKEELQDELLKIWHTHRLTVLMITHDIDEALYLADRVVMMTNGPAAHIGEILEIPFPRPRRRSQLLENPQYYDLRNQVVDFLYTRFGH from the coding sequence ATGGAAACCCTCTATCGTCTTGACCCCCGTTTCACGGCCACCCAGCATCTGCGGATTGATGGGGTGAGCAAAGTCTACCCTACGGCCAATGGTGACCATGTGGTACTTGAGGACATTCACCTTGAGGTGAGCAGTGGTGAGTTTATTTGCTTCATTGGCCATTCCGGCTGCGGCAAAACAACTCTGTTAAATATGGTTGCGGGTTTTACAAGGCCAACACGAGGAGAAATCACCCTTAATGGGGTGCCCGTGCGTCATCCGGGTCCTGATCGGATGATGGTGTTTCAAAACTATGCACTGCTGCCTTGGTTAACGGCCTACCAAAATATCGAGTTGGCTGTGAAGTCGGTCTATCCCCAGAAAACTCGCCAACGCCGGCGCGAAATTGTCGAGGAGCACTTGGAATTGGTGGGGCTAACAGCGGCTGCCCACAAACGCCCTGCCCAACTGTCGGGAGGAATGAAGCAACGGGTGGCGATCGCCCGCGCCCTCGCCATTCGCCCAGAGGTATTAATTTTGGATGAACCCTTTGGTGCTCTCGATGCCATCACCAAAGAGGAGTTACAGGATGAACTCCTTAAAATTTGGCACACGCACCGGCTGACGGTACTGATGATTACCCACGACATTGACGAGGCGCTTTATCTTGCTGATCGGGTGGTGATGATGACCAATGGCCCCGCTGCCCATATTGGCGAGATCCTGGAAATTCCCTTTCCGCGCCCCCGGCGGCGATCGCAACTCCTCGAAAATCCTCAGTACTATGATCTGCGCAACCAAGTAGTTGACTTTTTGTACACCCGCTTTGGCCACTAG
- a CDS encoding CmpA/NrtA family ABC transporter substrate-binding protein codes for MANFSRRRFLMTAAATTAVTLISHGCGNSQQSTDVVQPTTVAETPEVTGAKLGFIALTDAAPLIIAKEKGLFAKYGMPDVEVLKQASWGTTRDNLVLGSANGGIDGAHILTPMPYLMTVGKITGGKPVPMYILARLNTNGQGILLANAYKDLNISTDSRPLKEAFAKTRAERRARNQNEEIKVAVTFPGGTHDLWMRYWLAAGGIDPEKDVSMIVVPPPQMVANLKTGTMEAFCVGEPWPLQTVNQKVGYGAITTGELWQDHPEKSFALRADWVDQHPKATKALLMAVIEAQQWCDQDANKPEMAKILSKREWFKVPVEDILDRSLGKFDFGNGRILEDKNLMQKYWRDNASYPYQSHDLWFLTEDMRWGYLPPDTDAKALIQKVNREDIWREAAKTIGVSAAEIPTTTSRGVETFFDGVAFDPQNPQAYLNSLNLRKV; via the coding sequence ATGGCGAATTTTTCCCGGCGGCGCTTTCTCATGACCGCTGCTGCCACAACGGCTGTGACATTGATCTCCCACGGCTGTGGCAATAGCCAGCAAAGTACTGACGTTGTCCAACCGACCACCGTAGCAGAAACCCCGGAAGTGACGGGCGCAAAACTCGGCTTTATTGCCCTCACGGATGCGGCCCCCCTGATTATTGCCAAGGAAAAAGGGCTATTTGCCAAGTATGGGATGCCTGATGTGGAAGTGTTGAAGCAGGCGTCTTGGGGCACAACCCGCGACAACTTGGTATTGGGTTCCGCTAACGGTGGCATTGACGGTGCCCACATCCTCACACCGATGCCCTATCTAATGACTGTGGGAAAAATTACCGGTGGCAAACCTGTACCCATGTATATCTTGGCGCGGTTAAACACCAATGGTCAGGGGATTCTCTTGGCGAATGCCTATAAAGATCTGAATATCAGCACCGACAGTCGTCCGCTAAAGGAGGCTTTTGCGAAAACCCGTGCTGAACGGCGTGCCCGCAATCAGAACGAGGAGATTAAAGTTGCGGTGACCTTTCCAGGGGGCACCCACGACCTCTGGATGCGCTACTGGTTGGCTGCCGGTGGCATTGATCCCGAAAAAGACGTATCTATGATTGTGGTCCCCCCACCGCAAATGGTGGCCAATCTCAAAACAGGGACAATGGAGGCGTTCTGTGTCGGTGAGCCGTGGCCCTTGCAGACGGTGAATCAGAAGGTGGGTTATGGGGCCATTACTACCGGTGAACTCTGGCAAGACCACCCTGAAAAATCCTTTGCCCTACGGGCGGACTGGGTGGATCAACATCCAAAAGCGACCAAAGCCCTGCTCATGGCGGTTATAGAAGCTCAGCAGTGGTGCGATCAGGATGCAAACAAGCCGGAGATGGCGAAAATCCTCTCAAAGCGGGAGTGGTTTAAGGTGCCCGTGGAAGACATTTTGGATCGATCCCTTGGCAAGTTTGATTTTGGCAATGGTCGCATCCTAGAGGATAAGAACCTGATGCAAAAATACTGGCGGGATAACGCCTCCTATCCCTACCAGAGTCACGATCTATGGTTCTTGACGGAGGATATGCGCTGGGGATATTTGCCACCTGATACTGATGCTAAGGCACTGATTCAAAAAGTTAATCGTGAGGATATCTGGCGTGAAGCAGCCAAGACGATAGGGGTGTCAGCGGCAGAAATTCCAACAACAACCTCACGGGGGGTAGAAACCTTTTTTGACGGTGTTGCCTTTGATCCACAAAATCCCCAGGCCTACCTCAACAGTTTGAACCTACGGAAAGTTTAA
- a CDS encoding IS481-like element ISTel1 family transposase — MPRIHANARTTPRIRREIQQAPASISHRELARRYGIHRHTVAKWRKRATVEDKSTRPHRLQTTLTEAQELVIVEVRKLLLLPLDDLLVLARTFLNPNLSRSALDRCLRRHGVSNLRILQKERESLEGSPKSTTRQFKAYAPGFIHIDVKYLPQMPDEEQRRYLFVAIDRATRWVYLAIHEEKSAESATRFLANVLANAPFVVRTVLTDNGKEFTDRFSSAGERQPTGHHPFDQLCREKRITHRLIQPRHPQTNGMVERFNGRIAEILRAERFVSAADLQETLTRYLWAYNHRIPQRVLGHMTPIEKLRWWQTERPDLFVSRVDNVTGLDSYIEAAAIRRGLDIRTVDPQAVVAI, encoded by the coding sequence ATGCCACGTATTCATGCCAACGCCCGAACGACACCCCGAATTCGCCGTGAAATCCAACAAGCACCGGCTTCGATCAGTCATCGCGAGCTTGCCAGACGTTACGGGATCCACCGGCACACGGTAGCGAAATGGCGTAAGCGCGCAACCGTTGAAGACAAAAGCACCCGCCCGCACCGCCTGCAAACGACGCTTACGGAAGCGCAAGAGCTTGTGATCGTTGAGGTGCGTAAGCTCCTTTTGCTGCCTCTTGATGACCTTCTCGTTCTTGCCCGGACGTTCCTCAACCCCAATCTGAGCCGCTCAGCGCTGGATCGCTGCCTGCGTCGCCACGGAGTCTCGAACCTCAGGATACTGCAAAAGGAACGCGAAAGCCTCGAAGGCAGTCCCAAAAGCACCACGCGGCAGTTCAAAGCGTACGCACCTGGGTTCATCCACATCGACGTCAAATACCTGCCACAAATGCCGGATGAGGAGCAGCGCCGCTACCTCTTTGTCGCGATTGATCGGGCAACGCGCTGGGTCTATTTGGCAATCCACGAGGAGAAGAGCGCAGAATCGGCAACGCGCTTTCTTGCAAATGTCCTTGCCAACGCTCCTTTCGTGGTGCGTACGGTGCTGACTGATAACGGCAAGGAGTTTACCGACCGTTTCTCCTCCGCAGGCGAACGCCAACCCACGGGACACCATCCGTTTGATCAGCTCTGTCGTGAAAAGCGCATCACCCATCGGCTCATCCAACCCCGCCATCCGCAAACCAACGGGATGGTGGAACGCTTCAACGGCCGCATTGCGGAGATTCTGCGCGCTGAACGCTTTGTCTCGGCAGCCGACTTGCAAGAGACGCTCACGCGATACCTTTGGGCGTACAATCACCGCATTCCCCAACGCGTTTTGGGCCACATGACTCCCATTGAGAAACTGCGATGGTGGCAAACTGAGCGACCAGACCTCTTCGTTTCAAGGGTAGATAATGTCACGGGTCTTGACAGCTACATTGAGGCGGCTGCGATTCGTCGTGGCCTTGATATTCGCACTGTTGATCCCCAAGCGGTTGTCGCTATCTAG
- a CDS encoding glycosyltransferase family A protein, giving the protein MGEHELMIFGNKDLPQRTPERPLVTFAVFAYNQESFIRDAIEGAFAQTYEPLEIILSDDCSDDETFLIMQQMAAAYRGPHKVVVRKNHENLGVLGHVLTVAKMAAGKYMVVAAGDDISFPDRTERQVSFLERESDRVVVVSSHDVIFDENCDLPNQKQDSNLRLRKQWYKNNNSWFHGGTACYRLGVLRELPLPTSRLLYEDMALINIFKAMGYSSGFMEIPTIRRRFHQLNLGMQRPERNPWDEERRILRRIEHAADVMDYAADVIEGEGGKAAKLRVQAAIMRKYAKWPDLNFVDRFLLFFESLKAGYMRKASAKVLLGKDVVLDIRSLWC; this is encoded by the coding sequence ATGGGTGAGCATGAGTTAATGATTTTTGGCAACAAGGATTTGCCACAGAGGACACCAGAGCGTCCCTTGGTGACGTTTGCGGTATTCGCTTATAACCAGGAGAGCTTTATTCGTGATGCGATTGAAGGTGCCTTCGCGCAAACCTATGAACCACTGGAGATCATTCTCTCCGACGACTGTTCTGATGATGAAACATTCCTAATTATGCAGCAGATGGCGGCCGCTTATCGAGGCCCTCATAAAGTGGTGGTTAGAAAAAATCATGAGAATTTAGGGGTATTGGGGCATGTTCTGACCGTAGCGAAGATGGCTGCGGGCAAATATATGGTAGTCGCAGCGGGGGATGATATCTCTTTCCCAGACCGAACTGAAAGACAAGTGTCTTTTTTAGAGCGCGAAAGCGATCGTGTTGTGGTGGTGTCTAGCCATGATGTGATATTTGATGAAAACTGTGACCTTCCAAATCAAAAACAGGATTCCAACTTGCGGTTGCGAAAGCAATGGTACAAAAACAATAATTCCTGGTTTCATGGAGGTACAGCTTGCTATCGGTTGGGTGTGTTGCGTGAGCTTCCATTGCCTACGAGTCGTTTGCTTTACGAAGATATGGCGCTAATAAACATTTTCAAAGCAATGGGTTACTCATCGGGTTTTATGGAGATACCTACGATCCGGCGGCGTTTCCACCAACTTAATCTCGGTATGCAGAGGCCGGAGAGAAACCCATGGGATGAAGAAAGACGTATCCTTCGGCGTATCGAGCATGCGGCGGACGTAATGGATTATGCTGCGGATGTTATTGAGGGGGAGGGAGGCAAGGCTGCTAAATTGCGTGTGCAAGCAGCTATTATGCGTAAATATGCTAAGTGGCCGGATCTTAATTTTGTTGATAGGTTTTTGCTGTTTTTTGAAAGTTTGAAGGCCGGTTACATGAGAAAAGCTTCCGCTAAGGTGTTGTTGGGAAAAGATGTTGTTTTGGATATAAGATCGCTGTGGTGCTAG
- a CDS encoding molybdopterin oxidoreductase family protein: MQPTETVSSLCPYCGVGCGLEAVPQGKGTYKIRGDRQHPSSQGMVCVKGATILEAIDRDRLAYPLWRERLDHPFTVISWDEALTRLVERIQWVRHEQGADAICMYGSGQFHTEDYYVAQKLMKGCLGTNNFDANSRLCMSSAVSAYMASFGADGPPCCYDDLEATDCAFLIGTNTAECHPIVFNRLRNHHKRDRRVKLIVVDPRRTPTAEVADLHLAIRPGTDIDLLHGIGYLLLQWGHIDVDFIEKCTEGFADYVKLLAAYTPEWVAQRCGIPESDLEQAARYWGHAQAVLSLWSMGINQSAEGTAKARCLINLHLLTGQIGRPGSGPFSLTGQPNAMGGREAGGLSHLLPGYRQVTNPQHRQEVEDFWGLPRGQISDRPGRTAWQIIEGLEQGEVGLLWIAATNPAVSFPHLERTKAAFLKSPFTVYQDAYFPTETAAYAHLILPAAQWSEKTGVMTNSERRVTLAPAFRVPPGLARSDWEIFAEVGRRLGYGHLFSFADAAAVYAEFVQLTAGRPCDQSGLSHERLARLGALQWPCPASMDDEEARKPKRLYTDWRFHTPNQRAYFCLAHSQGVAEPTDHIYNFTLTTGRLYGHWHTQTRTGRIAKIQKMHPNPFVEMHPEDAANLHLQDGDWVEVRSRRGQVCLPVTLTKAIRPGTLFVPMHWGFLFADSGEVNQLTHPIACPVSKQPELKACAVQVLPLKLQQTS, from the coding sequence ATGCAGCCAACAGAGACTGTGTCGTCCCTGTGTCCTTACTGTGGGGTGGGCTGTGGCCTAGAGGCAGTGCCCCAAGGCAAGGGAACCTATAAAATTCGTGGCGATCGCCAACATCCCTCGTCCCAAGGCATGGTCTGTGTCAAAGGGGCAACGATTTTGGAAGCCATTGATCGCGATCGCTTGGCCTATCCCCTTTGGCGAGAACGGTTAGATCATCCCTTTACGGTGATTTCTTGGGATGAAGCTCTAACTCGTCTTGTGGAACGCATCCAATGGGTGCGCCATGAGCAGGGGGCCGATGCCATTTGTATGTACGGTTCGGGGCAATTTCACACCGAGGACTACTACGTCGCACAAAAGCTCATGAAGGGGTGCCTCGGTACGAACAATTTTGATGCTAATTCTCGGTTGTGCATGTCCTCGGCAGTCTCTGCCTATATGGCTAGCTTCGGTGCTGACGGCCCCCCCTGCTGCTATGACGATTTGGAGGCTACCGACTGTGCTTTTCTCATTGGTACGAATACCGCTGAGTGCCATCCCATTGTCTTTAACCGCTTACGCAATCACCACAAGCGGGATCGCCGTGTCAAGCTAATTGTCGTCGATCCTCGGCGCACACCGACCGCAGAAGTGGCGGATCTGCACCTTGCCATCCGCCCCGGCACGGATATTGATCTGCTCCACGGCATTGGCTATCTGCTCTTGCAGTGGGGACACATTGATGTGGACTTCATTGAGAAGTGTACTGAGGGCTTTGCCGATTATGTAAAGCTGCTGGCGGCCTATACCCCAGAATGGGTGGCGCAACGGTGTGGCATTCCTGAAAGTGATCTAGAGCAGGCGGCTCGCTACTGGGGGCATGCTCAAGCAGTACTCTCTCTTTGGTCAATGGGCATCAATCAGTCCGCTGAAGGTACTGCCAAAGCTCGCTGTCTCATTAATTTGCATCTGCTCACGGGGCAGATTGGCCGTCCGGGGAGTGGTCCTTTTTCCCTTACAGGACAACCCAACGCGATGGGAGGTCGCGAAGCCGGGGGGTTAAGCCATCTGTTGCCGGGCTATCGCCAAGTCACCAATCCCCAGCACCGCCAAGAAGTGGAGGACTTTTGGGGACTTCCTCGCGGTCAAATCAGCGATCGCCCCGGTCGCACGGCATGGCAAATTATCGAGGGCTTAGAACAGGGAGAAGTGGGTTTGCTGTGGATTGCAGCCACCAATCCCGCGGTTAGTTTTCCCCATTTAGAACGTACCAAGGCGGCCTTTCTCAAATCCCCCTTTACCGTCTATCAGGATGCCTACTTTCCCACTGAAACAGCAGCCTATGCCCATCTGATTTTGCCTGCAGCTCAATGGAGCGAGAAAACAGGTGTGATGACCAACTCTGAACGCCGCGTCACCCTTGCCCCTGCTTTTCGAGTGCCCCCCGGTCTTGCCCGCTCCGATTGGGAAATTTTTGCTGAGGTGGGGCGCCGCTTGGGATATGGGCATCTCTTCTCCTTTGCCGATGCCGCTGCTGTCTATGCCGAATTTGTGCAGCTCACTGCCGGTCGCCCCTGCGATCAATCGGGACTGAGCCACGAACGTCTTGCCCGTTTAGGTGCCCTGCAGTGGCCCTGTCCTGCCAGCATGGATGACGAAGAAGCCCGTAAGCCCAAACGCCTCTATACTGACTGGCGATTTCACACCCCCAATCAACGGGCATATTTTTGCCTTGCCCACAGTCAAGGGGTGGCTGAACCCACCGATCACATCTATAACTTTACCCTGACAACAGGTCGTCTCTACGGCCACTGGCACACCCAAACCCGTACCGGTCGCATTGCCAAAATTCAAAAAATGCACCCCAATCCCTTTGTGGAAATGCATCCCGAGGATGCCGCAAACTTGCATCTCCAAGATGGGGATTGGGTGGAGGTGCGATCGCGCCGCGGTCAAGTGTGCCTACCTGTCACGCTCACCAAGGCCATTCGCCCAGGAACACTCTTTGTACCCATGCACTGGGGCTTTCTCTTTGCCGATAGCGGTGAGGTGAACCAGCTGACACATCCTATTGCCTGTCCAGTCTCAAAGCAGCCAGAACTCAAGGCCTGTGCTGTACAGGTGTTGCCCCTGAAGCTGCAGCAGACGTCCTAG
- a CDS encoding ferredoxin--nitrite reductase, whose protein sequence is MSNKIEAIKKEKDGLAVKQELEKFAAMGWENIPEADRDVRLKWLGIFFRPVTPGRFMMRLRVPNGILTSQQLRTLGAIVDRYGENGNGDITTRQNIQIRGLPIEDIPEIIEQLQACGITSVQSGMDNVRNLTGSPVAGIDAAELIDTRPLIMKLQAMITNNGQGNPEFSNLPRKFNIAIEGGRDNSVHAEINDVAFVPAYRQGRLGFNVLVGGFFSARRCAAAIPLDAWVPPDDAVVQLSRAILEIFRDHGPRGNRQKARLRWLIDEWGIEKFRAAVVAKLPFELLSAAAKDEIDWDKRDHLGVHRQKQRRLNYVGLHVPVGRLYATDFYELARLAQVYGQSEVRLTVEQNVIIPHVPDAVLPSLLREPLLSKFRPEPPPLERALVSCTGAEFCNFALIETKNRALALARWLDQQLVLPQPVRIHWTGCPNSCGQPQVADIGLMGTKTRRNGETVDAVDLYMGGKVGKDAKLGTCVKKAIPCDELPEVLRQVLIEQFGAQPRGSERPPVATPAVAMMVS, encoded by the coding sequence GTGAGCAACAAAATTGAAGCCATTAAAAAAGAGAAAGATGGCTTGGCGGTCAAGCAAGAACTGGAGAAATTTGCAGCCATGGGCTGGGAAAACATCCCAGAAGCTGATCGCGATGTCCGTCTCAAGTGGCTAGGGATTTTCTTTCGACCAGTCACCCCCGGCCGGTTCATGATGCGGCTGCGAGTACCCAATGGAATTCTCACCAGCCAGCAACTGCGAACCCTCGGAGCAATTGTGGATCGCTATGGCGAGAACGGCAATGGAGACATTACGACCCGTCAAAACATCCAGATCCGTGGCTTACCCATTGAAGACATTCCTGAAATCATAGAGCAGCTCCAAGCCTGCGGCATCACCTCTGTTCAATCGGGAATGGACAATGTGCGCAACCTCACTGGTTCTCCTGTGGCCGGCATTGATGCAGCTGAACTCATTGATACTCGTCCCCTGATCATGAAATTGCAGGCCATGATTACCAATAATGGTCAGGGGAATCCGGAGTTTAGCAATCTGCCCCGCAAATTCAACATTGCCATTGAGGGAGGGCGAGATAACTCTGTCCATGCCGAAATTAACGATGTTGCGTTTGTGCCTGCCTATCGCCAAGGGCGTTTGGGCTTCAATGTTTTAGTCGGTGGTTTTTTCTCTGCTCGGCGTTGTGCTGCTGCTATTCCCCTTGATGCGTGGGTGCCCCCCGATGATGCTGTGGTGCAGCTCTCACGGGCGATCCTTGAAATTTTCCGTGACCATGGTCCGCGGGGCAATCGACAAAAAGCGCGGCTCAGGTGGCTCATTGATGAATGGGGAATTGAGAAATTCCGGGCAGCGGTGGTGGCTAAGCTTCCCTTTGAACTCCTCAGTGCTGCCGCCAAGGACGAAATTGACTGGGACAAGCGAGATCATTTGGGGGTGCACCGTCAAAAACAACGGCGCCTCAACTACGTGGGACTCCATGTACCTGTGGGGCGACTCTATGCCACCGATTTCTATGAGTTGGCGCGGCTTGCCCAAGTCTATGGCCAGTCAGAAGTGCGGCTCACTGTAGAGCAAAACGTGATTATTCCCCATGTGCCGGATGCCGTTTTACCGAGTCTGCTGCGGGAACCTCTCCTGAGCAAGTTTCGGCCTGAACCCCCCCCTCTAGAACGCGCCCTTGTTTCCTGTACAGGGGCAGAATTTTGCAACTTTGCCCTCATTGAAACAAAGAACCGCGCCCTTGCCCTTGCCCGCTGGCTCGATCAACAATTGGTGCTGCCTCAACCAGTGCGCATTCATTGGACGGGCTGTCCCAACTCCTGTGGTCAACCGCAAGTGGCCGATATTGGCCTCATGGGCACAAAAACTCGCCGCAATGGTGAAACGGTAGATGCGGTGGACTTGTACATGGGCGGCAAAGTGGGCAAGGATGCCAAGTTGGGCACCTGTGTGAAAAAAGCGATTCCCTGTGATGAACTGCCTGAGGTACTGCGGCAAGTGCTCATTGAGCAGTTTGGGGCACAACCAAGAGGGTCGGAAAGGCCCCCCGTAGCCACGCCGGCGGTGGCCATGATGGTCTCCTAA
- a CDS encoding nitrate ABC transporter ATP-binding protein (This model describes the ATP binding subunits of ATP-binding cassette (ABC) transporters for nitrate transport, or for bicarbonate transport, in bacteria and archaea.) encodes MAKSLPLIEIDHVDQVFDLPGGDRYIALKNIHLEIQKGEFISLVGHSGCGKSTLLNIIAGFQRPTSGGVVMAGRQVTQPGPDRMVVFQNYSLLPWKTVYQNVALAVAAVLKHLSKAEQQQRVEAALQQVHLSKARDKFPAQLSGGMKQRVAIARALAIQPQVLLLDEPFGALDALTRGSLQDELMQVCQGSETTCVMVTHDVDEALLLSDRVVLLTNGPEAHIGQILKIPFARPRNRHDVLNHPSYYGLRNEMIAFLNQQKRRRPFLTVPAIGPTTPAELTLGFIPLMDSAPLIVAKEMGFFAKYGLDHVTLHREESWQDLVMGVITGRLTGGQLLAAMPLAMTLGFNGQPSQPLMTSLVLSRNGNAITFSRELWSQGVKTAEDLRVYIDRTGDRPRLGVVHPASMHNLLLRYWLAAANIDPDYDVELLVIPPPQMAYHLKAGNISGFCVGQPWNSHAVRESIGVIVATDLDIWPGHPEKVLGMRPDWVQAHPQEHQALIKALIEACEYCDTIKHRPEIAQLLCRPEYVGCNPADAYAGFVEPLERGDGIARTFQPRFHQFYVDRSPCPGRVEGLWIITQLARWQLTPFPKNWLEIVEQVRRVDLFGAAARELNVMDNEPDRSPFALFDGLTFDPDNPLGYMSGPASLYSQKSC; translated from the coding sequence ATGGCTAAGTCTTTACCATTGATTGAAATTGATCATGTGGATCAGGTCTTTGATCTGCCAGGGGGCGATCGCTACATTGCTCTTAAGAATATCCACCTCGAAATCCAAAAAGGGGAGTTTATTTCCTTGGTCGGTCACTCGGGATGCGGCAAGTCGACTCTCCTGAATATCATTGCTGGGTTTCAGCGGCCTACCAGTGGTGGCGTGGTGATGGCAGGACGGCAGGTGACTCAGCCGGGGCCCGATCGTATGGTCGTGTTTCAAAACTATTCCCTGCTGCCTTGGAAAACGGTGTATCAGAATGTGGCCTTGGCGGTGGCAGCAGTGCTGAAGCATTTAAGCAAGGCAGAGCAACAGCAGCGGGTAGAAGCAGCGCTGCAACAGGTGCACCTTAGTAAGGCTCGCGATAAATTTCCTGCCCAACTGTCGGGAGGCATGAAGCAACGGGTGGCGATCGCCCGTGCCTTGGCAATTCAACCGCAGGTACTGTTGCTAGACGAACCCTTTGGTGCCCTTGATGCTTTGACGCGAGGCTCTTTGCAGGATGAGTTAATGCAAGTGTGCCAAGGCAGTGAAACCACCTGCGTGATGGTTACTCACGATGTGGATGAGGCACTGCTGCTCTCGGATCGCGTCGTGCTCCTCACCAATGGCCCTGAAGCCCACATCGGCCAAATTCTAAAAATTCCCTTTGCTCGGCCCCGCAATCGCCATGATGTGCTGAATCATCCCAGCTACTATGGCCTGCGGAATGAGATGATTGCCTTTCTCAATCAGCAGAAGCGCCGCCGTCCCTTTTTGACGGTACCGGCTATTGGGCCCACTACCCCTGCGGAACTAACCCTTGGCTTTATCCCCCTCATGGACAGTGCCCCCCTCATTGTTGCCAAGGAAATGGGCTTCTTTGCCAAGTACGGCCTTGACCATGTGACGCTCCATCGCGAAGAAAGCTGGCAAGACTTGGTAATGGGGGTGATCACGGGTCGCTTGACGGGGGGGCAACTGCTGGCGGCAATGCCCTTAGCCATGACCTTGGGGTTCAACGGTCAGCCTTCACAACCGCTGATGACCTCCTTGGTACTGAGTCGTAACGGCAATGCCATCACCTTTAGTCGAGAGCTTTGGTCACAGGGGGTAAAAACCGCTGAGGATTTGCGGGTCTACATTGATCGCACGGGCGATCGCCCTCGCTTGGGTGTGGTGCATCCTGCCTCAATGCACAATCTACTGTTGCGGTATTGGCTGGCAGCCGCAAATATTGACCCTGATTATGATGTCGAGTTGCTGGTGATACCGCCACCGCAAATGGCCTATCACCTCAAGGCTGGAAACATCAGTGGTTTTTGTGTCGGTCAGCCCTGGAACTCCCATGCGGTGCGTGAGAGCATTGGCGTTATTGTCGCTACGGATTTGGACATTTGGCCGGGACACCCCGAAAAAGTCTTGGGTATGCGTCCCGACTGGGTACAGGCTCACCCACAGGAACACCAAGCGCTGATCAAGGCCCTGATAGAAGCCTGTGAATACTGTGACACGATCAAACATCGTCCCGAAATTGCCCAACTGCTTTGTCGGCCAGAGTATGTGGGCTGTAATCCAGCGGATGCCTATGCGGGCTTTGTGGAGCCCCTTGAGCGGGGGGATGGTATTGCCAGGACTTTTCAACCTCGATTTCACCAGTTCTATGTGGATCGCTCCCCCTGCCCCGGACGGGTAGAGGGACTATGGATCATCACCCAATTGGCTCGCTGGCAACTGACCCCCTTCCCGAAGAACTGGCTAGAAATTGTTGAGCAGGTGCGGCGGGTAGATCTCTTTGGGGCGGCAGCGCGCGAACTGAACGTTATGGATAATGAGCCCGATCGCTCTCCCTTTGCGCTCTTCGATGGTTTGACCTTTGACCCAGATAATCCCCTTGGCTACATGTCAGGTCCCGCATCATTATATTCCCAGAAGTCGTGCTAA
- the ntrB gene encoding nitrate ABC transporter permease: protein MASRSMGLASLRRRHWLKHLKKSEAFRKVILGSLGIFSFLLVWQFLSMAGVFRLPTPLTVLTETWDLIIAPFYQGSGTDVGLGWQILTSLRRVAIGFSLAAMIGVGLGMLIGSSRALYDAVDPILQVLRPVPPLAWLPIALAALRDNEPAAIFVIFITAIWPIIINTIVGVQQIPKDYKNVARVLRLSRKDYFLNILVPATVPYVFTGLRIGIGLSWLAIVAAEMLIGGVGIGFFIWDAWNSSLISEIIVAVIYVGIVGLVLDRSVAFVGRLLSHGEEVHS from the coding sequence ATGGCAAGTCGTTCTATGGGCTTAGCGTCTTTGCGGCGACGGCACTGGCTAAAACATCTCAAAAAATCAGAGGCCTTTCGCAAGGTGATATTAGGAAGCCTAGGCATATTTAGCTTCTTATTGGTTTGGCAGTTTCTATCCATGGCAGGAGTGTTTCGGTTACCGACGCCTCTTACAGTCCTCACAGAAACTTGGGATTTGATCATTGCCCCCTTTTACCAAGGAAGCGGCACCGATGTGGGGCTAGGATGGCAAATCCTGACTAGCCTGCGGCGGGTAGCTATTGGTTTTTCCTTGGCGGCAATGATTGGCGTTGGGCTAGGAATGCTCATTGGCTCTAGCCGAGCGCTCTACGATGCGGTAGATCCGATTTTGCAGGTGTTGCGTCCGGTACCGCCCCTTGCGTGGCTGCCCATTGCCTTGGCGGCCTTGCGGGACAATGAACCAGCAGCAATTTTCGTGATTTTCATTACCGCTATTTGGCCAATTATCATCAACACGATTGTCGGTGTGCAGCAAATTCCCAAGGACTACAAGAATGTGGCGCGGGTGTTGCGGCTTTCTCGCAAGGATTATTTCCTAAATATTCTCGTGCCAGCAACGGTGCCCTATGTGTTTACGGGGCTGCGCATTGGCATTGGTCTGTCCTGGTTGGCCATTGTGGCAGCAGAGATGCTCATTGGCGGTGTGGGTATCGGCTTCTTTATTTGGGATGCTTGGAACAGTTCACTGATTAGTGAAATTATCGTTGCCGTGATCTATGTGGGCATTGTCGGCTTGGTGCTGGATCGCTCGGTGGCCTTTGTGGGGCGCTTGCTCAGTCACGGTGAAGAGGTGCATTCCTAA